A genomic window from Agreia sp. COWG includes:
- a CDS encoding beta-glucosidase, protein MTLDEKLAQLVGFWVDQGDEVVAPMAGEMASSTRYEDATAHGLGHLTRVYGTRPVDPAERANWLWAEQRRLQTETRLGIPALVHEECLTGLAAWKAATFPTPLAWGASFDPVLVERMARAIGGSMRELGIHQGLAPVLDVIRDPRWGRVDECIAEDPYVVGTIGTAYVRGLQAEGVHATLKHFVGYSASQAGRNHAPVHVGRRELEDVLLPPFEMAVRLGNVRSVMNSYAEIDGMPVAATPEYLTGILRERWGFDGVVVSDYFAVAFLETMHAVAAGRGHAAQLALEAGIDVELPSGDAYLEPLAERVRDGRMPLDVIDRAVLRLLTEKEELGLFDANFDEAPTRIDLDGPEHRAIARELALESVVLLSNDGTLPLASPARIALIGPNADSAEALMGCYSFANHVLAHHPGTPLGFEIPTLGEALRARYPDAQVTSALGCEVEGGDVSGISAAVAAATEADVAIVVVGDRAGLFGRGTVGEGNDVESLELPGLQRRLVEEVAACGTPVVLVVLSGRPYAIGWALDGIGPDSAGKVSAVLQAFFPGEEGGTALAALLAGDDNPSGHLPVSLPRSAGAQPFSYLHPILGGPTEITSADSTPVRPFGFGLGYVGFERSDLRVAAEVPTDGTISVTVSIRNTGERAGTDLAQLYARDVVSSVTRPVAQLLGYRRVRLEPGERVDVRFDVPTSRLAFTNNRFERVVEPGTIELWAGASCDDREASGVVELTGRDRPLNGGLPELTEVTVLRGPRV, encoded by the coding sequence ATGACCCTCGACGAGAAGCTGGCCCAGCTGGTGGGCTTCTGGGTCGACCAGGGCGACGAGGTCGTGGCTCCCATGGCGGGTGAGATGGCCTCGTCGACCCGATACGAGGATGCGACGGCCCACGGCCTCGGCCACCTCACCCGGGTCTACGGCACCCGGCCGGTCGACCCCGCCGAGCGCGCGAACTGGCTGTGGGCCGAGCAGCGCCGCCTGCAGACGGAGACGCGCCTCGGCATCCCCGCGCTCGTTCACGAGGAGTGCCTCACCGGGCTCGCCGCGTGGAAGGCGGCCACGTTTCCGACGCCGCTCGCGTGGGGTGCGTCGTTCGACCCCGTCCTCGTCGAGCGCATGGCCCGCGCCATCGGCGGATCCATGCGAGAGCTGGGCATCCACCAGGGCCTCGCACCCGTGCTCGACGTGATTCGCGACCCGCGCTGGGGGAGGGTCGACGAGTGCATCGCAGAGGACCCGTATGTGGTCGGAACGATCGGCACCGCCTACGTTCGCGGCCTGCAGGCCGAGGGGGTCCACGCCACGCTGAAACACTTCGTGGGTTACTCCGCATCGCAGGCCGGCCGCAACCACGCGCCGGTGCACGTGGGGCGTCGTGAGCTCGAAGACGTGCTGCTGCCCCCGTTCGAGATGGCGGTGCGTCTCGGGAACGTGCGCTCGGTCATGAACTCCTACGCCGAGATCGACGGGATGCCCGTGGCGGCGACCCCCGAATACCTCACCGGCATTCTGCGCGAGCGCTGGGGCTTCGACGGCGTCGTGGTGTCGGATTATTTCGCCGTGGCTTTTCTCGAGACCATGCACGCTGTCGCGGCCGGTCGCGGCCATGCGGCGCAGCTGGCGCTCGAGGCGGGAATCGACGTTGAGCTGCCGAGCGGGGACGCCTATCTGGAGCCGCTCGCCGAACGCGTGCGCGACGGCCGCATGCCGCTCGACGTCATCGACCGTGCGGTGCTGCGCCTCCTCACCGAGAAAGAAGAGCTGGGCCTCTTCGACGCGAATTTCGACGAGGCACCGACGCGGATCGACCTCGACGGCCCGGAACACCGCGCCATCGCGCGCGAGCTGGCCCTGGAATCGGTTGTGCTGCTCTCGAATGACGGCACGCTGCCGCTGGCATCGCCTGCCCGCATCGCCCTGATCGGGCCCAACGCCGACAGTGCCGAGGCCCTCATGGGCTGCTACTCGTTCGCGAACCACGTGCTCGCTCACCACCCGGGCACTCCGCTCGGTTTCGAGATACCCACCCTGGGCGAGGCGCTTCGTGCCCGGTACCCGGATGCTCAGGTCACCAGTGCGCTCGGCTGCGAGGTGGAGGGTGGTGACGTCTCGGGCATCTCCGCTGCCGTGGCGGCTGCCACCGAGGCCGACGTGGCGATCGTTGTCGTCGGCGACAGGGCGGGACTCTTCGGCCGTGGGACGGTGGGTGAGGGCAACGACGTGGAGTCGCTGGAGCTGCCCGGGCTGCAGCGCCGACTGGTCGAGGAGGTGGCAGCCTGCGGCACGCCGGTGGTGCTGGTCGTGCTCTCGGGGCGGCCCTACGCCATCGGCTGGGCGCTCGACGGCATCGGGCCCGACTCGGCGGGCAAGGTCTCCGCTGTTCTGCAGGCGTTCTTTCCCGGCGAAGAGGGAGGAACCGCGCTCGCGGCCCTGCTCGCCGGCGATGACAACCCGTCGGGGCACCTGCCGGTGTCGCTACCGCGCTCGGCCGGGGCGCAACCGTTCAGCTACCTTCATCCGATTCTGGGCGGGCCGACTGAGATCACCAGCGCCGACAGCACCCCGGTGCGGCCGTTCGGCTTCGGTCTCGGGTACGTCGGCTTCGAGCGCAGCGATCTGCGGGTGGCCGCCGAGGTGCCCACGGATGGCACGATCTCGGTGACCGTGAGCATCAGAAACACGGGTGAGCGTGCGGGAACCGATCTCGCCCAGCTGTACGCGCGAGACGTCGTCAGCAGCGTCACGCGGCCGGTAGCCCAGCTGCTCGGCTACCGGCGCGTGCGGCTCGAGCCGGGGGAGCGGGTAGATGTGCGGTTCGATGTGCCGACGAGCCGCCTCGCGTTCACGAACAACCGCTTCGAGCGCGTCGTGGAGCCGGGCACGATCGAGCTGTGGGCGGGCGCATCGTGCGACGACCGCGAGGCATCGGGCGTCGTCGAGCTCACGGGTCGGGACCGCCCGCTGAACGGGGGCCTGCCCGAGCTGACTGAGGTGACCGTGCTGCGCGGCCCGCGGGTCTGA
- a CDS encoding LLM class flavin-dependent oxidoreductase, with protein sequence MKKLGFLSFGHWQPIPGSLTRTAADAHLQMIDLTVAAEELGVDGAYMRVHHFARQFASPFPLLAAMAARTKTIELGTGVIDMRYENPLYMAEAAATADLIAAGRLQLGVSRGSPETALRGSESFGFVPQNGESDADIARAHTEMFRAAITNAAVATSNPQMTGVSQPMGILPQAPGLADRIWWGSGTRQTAAWTAEQGMNLMSSTLLSEDTGVPFGDLQAEQIALYRAAWKDAGWEREPRVSVSRSILPITTDQDRAYFGDMDRDRNDQVGYLDNGIARFGKSYVGEPDAIVAELLDDAAVREADTVLVTVPNQLGVDYNAHLLETIMKDIVPALT encoded by the coding sequence ATGAAGAAGCTTGGATTTCTCTCGTTCGGACACTGGCAGCCGATTCCGGGATCGTTGACGCGCACCGCCGCCGACGCGCACCTGCAGATGATCGACCTCACCGTGGCGGCAGAGGAGCTGGGCGTCGACGGCGCCTACATGCGCGTGCACCACTTCGCCAGGCAGTTCGCCTCGCCCTTTCCGCTGCTCGCCGCCATGGCCGCGCGCACCAAGACGATCGAGCTCGGCACCGGCGTGATCGATATGCGCTACGAGAATCCCCTCTACATGGCGGAGGCCGCGGCCACCGCCGACCTCATCGCCGCCGGCCGGCTGCAGCTCGGCGTCAGCCGGGGATCACCCGAGACGGCGCTCCGCGGCTCGGAGTCGTTCGGCTTCGTGCCCCAGAACGGCGAATCGGATGCCGACATCGCCCGGGCGCACACCGAGATGTTCCGCGCGGCGATCACCAATGCCGCCGTCGCCACGAGCAATCCGCAGATGACCGGTGTGAGCCAGCCCATGGGCATCCTGCCCCAGGCCCCCGGCCTCGCCGACCGCATCTGGTGGGGCTCGGGCACACGGCAGACCGCCGCATGGACGGCGGAGCAGGGCATGAACCTGATGAGCTCGACGCTGCTGAGCGAAGACACGGGTGTGCCGTTCGGCGACCTGCAGGCCGAGCAGATCGCGCTCTACCGGGCCGCCTGGAAGGACGCCGGCTGGGAGCGCGAGCCGCGCGTGTCGGTGAGCCGCAGCATCCTGCCGATCACGACCGACCAGGATCGTGCCTACTTCGGAGACATGGACCGCGATCGCAACGACCAGGTCGGCTACCTCGATAACGGGATCGCCCGCTTCGGGAAGAGCTACGTGGGCGAGCCGGATGCGATCGTCGCCGAGCTGCTCGACGACGCGGCCGTGCGCGAGGCCGACACCGTGCTCGTGACCGTTCCCAACCAGCTGGGCGTCGACTACAACGCGCACCTGCTCGAGACGATCATGAAGGACATCGTTCCGGCGCTGACGTAG
- a CDS encoding endonuclease/exonuclease/phosphatase family protein: MRVVSYNLRNNSASGELGAIADSRDVDIFCVQEADTTQLPHTLGHLTLSHATTENRLGLALYYRKERFTVEDSTTFALKKSMHDRVMSPGTQRLLGARLRDAETDRSFVAASFHAAPLTASNSLRRTQITAAHEELQRIGEDLPIIMVGDFNYPLFQNKLRAGIKDSGYELSLSDSVTYLRYKWVRGHFDFVTSNGFRIDTVKTLPQGDSDHLPILVTAEYDMASLAGE; the protein is encoded by the coding sequence ATGCGCGTCGTCAGTTACAACCTGCGGAATAACAGCGCCAGCGGCGAACTCGGCGCCATCGCCGACAGCCGCGACGTCGACATCTTCTGCGTGCAGGAGGCCGACACGACGCAGCTTCCGCACACCCTCGGTCACCTCACCCTGTCGCACGCGACCACCGAGAACCGCCTCGGCCTCGCCCTGTACTACCGCAAGGAGCGCTTCACCGTCGAGGACTCCACGACGTTCGCCTTGAAGAAGTCCATGCACGATCGGGTCATGTCCCCTGGTACGCAGCGCCTGCTCGGAGCCCGACTGCGCGACGCCGAGACCGACCGCTCCTTCGTGGCCGCGTCGTTCCACGCGGCACCGCTCACGGCGTCGAACTCGCTGCGTCGCACCCAGATCACGGCGGCGCACGAAGAGCTGCAGCGCATCGGAGAAGATCTGCCCATCATCATGGTCGGCGACTTCAACTACCCCCTGTTCCAGAACAAGCTGCGCGCCGGCATCAAGGACTCGGGTTACGAGCTGTCACTGAGCGACAGCGTGACCTACCTGCGTTACAAGTGGGTGCGCGGCCACTTCGACTTCGTGACCTCGAACGGCTTCCGCATCGATACCGTGAAGACGCTGCCGCAGGGCGATTCCGACCACCTGCCTATTCTGGTGACCGCCGAGTACGACATGGCGTCGCTCGCGGGAGAGTAG